A stretch of DNA from Desmospora activa DSM 45169:
CGCTAAAAAGAACGAAACCAGCTACACATACGACGACAACAGTAACAAGACCAAGATCACCAATGCTCGTGGTAAAGAAACGACTTTTGAATACAACGAACAAGATCAAGTGCGTAAAATCATTGACGCAATGGGAGAGTCGGTTCTCTTTGCCTACGACTTGAACGGCAATCTAACGAAGATGACCCAACCTAATGGCAACACGGTCGAATACGATTATGATGCTGTTGATCGACAAACGGCTGTCTCTTACAACGGCGAGAAGAAGTATTCCTTTGAATACGACTCTAACGGCAACACCACCAAAGAAACCGATGAAGCCAAAAACGAGTCCACCACCTTCAGCTATGATGATGACAACAAACTAAAAACGATGAAGGAACCCAACAACAACCAAACTGATTACTCTTATGACAAAAACGGTAACGTCATCGAACAAAAATTAACCGCCGGTAGTACCACTGTCACCCAAGGTTTCGGGTACAATGGCAATGACCAACTAACCCAAATTAAAGAAAGTAGCAAAAACCGTGCCATCTACACATACGACGAAAATGACCGAGTTGCCAGCCGTAAAAACGAAGATGGTACCGTCAGCCTTTTTCACTACAATGGTGCCGATGACCTTGTACTGCAGGTTATTCTGGACAAAAGTGGTGAACAAAAAGAATCCTATACCTACACTTACGATAACAAGGGTAATATCACCCAGGCAAGGGATTCCAAGGGAACCGCAACGTATGAGTATGACGAACTGGAGCAACTGACCAAGGAAACCTTTCCAGATGGAACAGTGACAGAATATACCTATGATAAAACCGGTAATCGTTTGACCAAGAAAGTGATCAAGGACGGGACAACTACCACTACGACCTACACCTACGATGATGCGGATCAGTTGACCAAAGTGGACGGCCAAGCCTACACCTATGATAAAAATGGAAACCTGATCGGCGATGGCAAGCGAACCTACGTTTACGATGCCGAAAATCGTCTCACCGCCGTGAAGGAAGACGATAAAACGATTGCCTCCTACACCTACCGGGCTGACGGTATGCGTAAAACAATGACCACAGGCTCAACAACGTTAATGTTCCATTACGATGAGAACAAGAACGTTACCTATGAAACCGATCAGAACAACCAAATCGTCGCCAGTTACACCTATGGAGCGAATAACGAGCTGGTCAGCATGACTCGTAATGGGAAGACCTACTACTACCAAAGCAACTACCGTGGGGATGTGACTACCCTCACTGACTCCGCAGGAGCGGTTGTAACAACCTATGAGTATGATGCCTTCGGGAATCTGCTGAAGGAAACGGGTAATGTGGAGAATCCGTACCGGTATGCGGGGTATCGGTATGATAAGGAGACAGGATTGTATTATCTGCAGAGTCGGTACTACAACCCTGTGACAGGAAGATTTTTGACACGGGATACGTTTGAGGGGTTCGAGAATGAGCAACTTAGTCTGAATAAGTATGCTTATACTCATAACAATCCAGTAATGAACGTAGACCCTGATGGACACTATAAAAAACGGGCACCTTGGAAGAATCGCTGGTGGAATTCTAAATGGTTCGTGAGTAATGCTATAAACTGGGCAATTACTGTGCTTATTGGTGGTTCAATTGGAAGTCTTTCTCTTTATCTGAGAACCCTTTCAAAGAGATATTTTACCAAGAGAGCCAAAGTAATTTTTTCGACTCGTATAAAAAGGCAACTTTTAAGAAGGGGCGTTTCTTACAGGATTGCTAGTTACGTTGCAAATGCAGCTAATGTTTTATTTAACGTGTTAATGTGGGCAGCGAACCCAGGTGAACGAATATTTGCGTATCTAGATTCTAGAGATCGTAGACCTAGAAATGGGTATCTTAATTTCTAAAGTGAAATAATTTCTGCATAACCCATTGCCATATATAAAAATATATACTTTATTGTGGTAATGGGTTTATTTTGGTTTTTGATGTTATGTAAACTAATTGTAGGAAATTTGATTTCGAGAGGAATTTTCCATCTATATTTTATTGGAGGATAATATGAAACAACTCGTATTTAATTTTCTAATTAGATTTCTATTATTTTTTGCAGCTATAATAGTTTGGGGTAAAGTTTATGAACCCTCTAATGTGAACTTTGATGGGGTAATTCGGGCTCTTGTCATAGCTTTTGGTTCTGCCTTGTCTTGGACAATTAGTGAATATATTTTGAATAGAAGATCGAAAAGATAATAAAATCTTCAACGTAGAATACTTGGGGTGATCGATTTGAAGTTCTTACTTTTTGTATCCATTGTATGAATGTCTTATGATGTAGCACACCTTTTTAAAGGGGTGTGCTACCTATTTTTAATTAAAAGAAAATCTGGATGGATATATCGTTTGGTCAAATAGTCTGATAGAAGCGAAAACGGTATGAGGATAATGCTCGCAAAAACGAGAAAAAAAGCAGGAAATGCAGCAAAAAAGCCACCCAAGTAAACGAATAAAAATGAAAGATCGCAGCCGATTGGATGAGCCATGTATAGATTTTCTGTTTAATCGGATGGTTATCCTCAATCAATTTTCTTTATCTTATTAGAGATTGTCGCTCATTCCATCGTATAGGGAGGTTAAGAATTATTTACCACTGTCTCCTTTAAAGAAAAAAGGCGGGGAAATCCCGCCGCTTCATGACCGAGTCTCGCTTTATTTAGGAGAATTGCACACCAGTTCCGCTCCCCATCCAATTGTTGTTATCAAATCTGAACCGATGCGAATCTTTGAACTACATTCAAATAGGGAGAAATCCCGATTATAATTCTTAAAACATCTTTTTCTGCTCCCGGTCTTCCTTGATCAGCTCTACAGCCTCCCGAAACCGTTGCGAATGAACAATTTCCCGCTCCCGCAAAAAGGTAAGGCTGTCGATCAGGTCGGTATCGTCGGTCATATTGATCAGCCATTGGTAAGTAGCGCGCGCTTTTTCTTCCGCAGCAATATCTTCATACAGATCGGCGATCGGGTCTCCTTTGGCGGTGAAGTAAGTGGCGGAGAAAGGGTTGCCGGCGGCGTTATGGAAGTAAAGAGCTTTGTCGTGGTCAGCGTAATGGTCCCCCAATCCAGCCTCTTTCATCTGTTCAGGTGTGGCGTCTTTGGTCAGTTTATAAACCATGGTTGCAATCATTTCAAGATGGGCCAGCTCTTCTGTTCCAATGTCGTTGACCAGTCCGATCACCTTTTCCGGTAAGGTGTAACGCTGGTTGAGATAGCGTAGAGCAGCGGCCAATTCTCCGTCCGCCCCTCCATACTGTTCAATCAGATATTTTGCCATCCGGGGATCGCATTTGCTAACGCGTACAGGGTATTGCAATTTCTTTTCATAAACCCACAACCGACCTTCCCCCCTCCAGTTATACTTGCCA
This window harbors:
- a CDS encoding manganese catalase family protein, which gives rise to MWVYEKKLQYPVRVSKCDPRMAKYLIEQYGGADGELAAALRYLNQRYTLPEKVIGLVNDIGTEELAHLEMIATMVYKLTKDATPEQMKEAGLGDHYADHDKALYFHNAAGNPFSATYFTAKGDPIADLYEDIAAEEKARATYQWLINMTDDTDLIDSLTFLREREIVHSQRFREAVELIKEDREQKKMF
- a CDS encoding RHS repeat domain-containing protein, giving the protein MVGASGVYKSIYQDIPVKGSAGAVFTISGFSKVENPNPNGGIYGYIVRTYLGSTEQETFTYHFDKSKSHDWQHLAREIKTTKSFDRIRVHYQFSEQSGRAWFDTAKVIPGSITTKYGYDSNKNYQTKTTDPEGRVIESGYDTVGNQTSEKQVTDTTTFSYDGDDRLTKVTDAKKNETSYTYDDNSNKTKITNARGKETTFEYNEQDQVRKIIDAMGESVLFAYDLNGNLTKMTQPNGNTVEYDYDAVDRQTAVSYNGEKKYSFEYDSNGNTTKETDEAKNESTTFSYDDDNKLKTMKEPNNNQTDYSYDKNGNVIEQKLTAGSTTVTQGFGYNGNDQLTQIKESSKNRAIYTYDENDRVASRKNEDGTVSLFHYNGADDLVLQVILDKSGEQKESYTYTYDNKGNITQARDSKGTATYEYDELEQLTKETFPDGTVTEYTYDKTGNRLTKKVIKDGTTTTTTYTYDDADQLTKVDGQAYTYDKNGNLIGDGKRTYVYDAENRLTAVKEDDKTIASYTYRADGMRKTMTTGSTTLMFHYDENKNVTYETDQNNQIVASYTYGANNELVSMTRNGKTYYYQSNYRGDVTTLTDSAGAVVTTYEYDAFGNLLKETGNVENPYRYAGYRYDKETGLYYLQSRYYNPVTGRFLTRDTFEGFENEQLSLNKYAYTHNNPVMNVDPDGHYKKRAPWKNRWWNSKWFVSNAINWAITVLIGGSIGSLSLYLRTLSKRYFTKRAKVIFSTRIKRQLLRRGVSYRIASYVANAANVLFNVLMWAANPGERIFAYLDSRDRRPRNGYLNF